The following proteins come from a genomic window of Lycium ferocissimum isolate CSIRO_LF1 chromosome 4, AGI_CSIRO_Lferr_CH_V1, whole genome shotgun sequence:
- the LOC132051804 gene encoding non-specific lipid transfer protein GPI-anchored 21-like produces MEGLKFLKNSQQLVSILAIVLTIFSTQLVSGQNGTACSAAMLRSFSPCINFISNGGSNNSSPTSDCCRSLKYVMSNGTDCLCLIVTGNVPFRVPINRTLAISLPKACNMAGVPFQCKASPSPNPAPGPANLRPTESPRSSQRPRSPPSPSPEAANVPQPFTPPSGPVADKTPDLSPPPTDSVGDPDTNSGFKPNLIPSAAQSSQRFSVFVLLAACGVMALQFN; encoded by the exons ATGGAAGGGTTGAAATTCTTAAAGAATTCACAACAGTTAGTGTCAATTTTGGCCATTGTCTTAACGATTTTCAGCACTCAATTAGTTTCAGGGCAGAATGGTACAGCGTGTAGCGCGGCAATGCTACGTAGTTTTAGCCCTTGCATAAACTTTATTAGCAATGGTGGGAGCAATAATTCTTCGCCAACTTCAGATTGTTGCCGATCTCTCAAGTATGTCATGAGCAATGGCACAGATTGCCTCTGCCTTATTGTTACTGGAAATGTTCCTTTTCGCGTTCCCATTAACAGGACTTTAGCAATTTCCCTCCCTAAAGCTTGTAACATGGCTGGTGTCCCCTTCCAGTGCAAAG CATCACCTTCCCCTAATCCAGCTCCAG GTCCAGCTAACTTAAGACCAACAGAATCTCCTAGGTCATCTCAAAGACCTAGGTCACCTCCATCTCCTAGTCCTGAAG CTGCTAATGTACCTCAGCCATTCACACCTCCTTCGGGACCAGTGGCTGATAAAACACCAGATTTATCACCACCTCCAACAGACAGCGTTGGAGACCCTGATACAAATTCCGGATTTAAGCCTAATTTGATACCATCAGCAGCTCAGAGTTCCCAGAGATTTTCAGTATTTGTTCTTCTAGCAGCCTGTGGAGTGATGGCTTTGCAGTTTAACTGA
- the LOC132051803 gene encoding probable RNA helicase SDE3: MGTVTDKSDDEYSVISDRGDIGFVDFDKYKSACSYNPNEESDIVVISVPFPLIGGKPKSGFVGESVVDSITIENTTNESLDLWSIKIYDSKPEDSFTLSLMEPPAACSDVEYVQQFMESFSLEDRMLRPGQTLTVWLICKPKEIGLHTSAVHFNVGEENIERLVFVLAEDKVSQSLASSRPFHRDRKKKAPAVDVFAVNGYVRGSRPTRASRGFRNRLQSYPIPQDVREMIETKQFPDVIGQGLRKDNYIAYFRTLLAIEEIKMEEDMRDYDMESVTMKRRGPQFLSLDVPGLAERRPSLVYGDYIFAKLATTDASPYQGYIHRVEAEEVYLKFEKEFHINHVAGNLYNVQFAFNRIGVRRLHQAIEATESLNEEVLFPSGIARTRNIQAARLAPISCTLNEEQTSAVEKILGCKGGAPYVIHGPPGTGKTWTIIEAIVQLHIMRKYARVLVCAPSNSAADHILEKLVSQQNVKVQDHEVLRLNALTRPLDDVNPSYIRFCNVEDDGFKCPLLRDLRRYRIIISTYASSCLLYAEGIQQGHFSHIFLDEAGQASEPDTMIPLSHLLKEETVVVLAGDPLQLGPIVFSKDAENYGLGMSYMERLFECKLYGDLNENYATRLVKNYRCHKVILKLPSEMFYEGQLIPCKEDKISKTWVDLLPNKEFPLLFIGIQGCDEREGNNPSWFNRIEASKVVEIIRDLIENKGMKEEDIGVITPYRQQVLKIRKVLESFEWVDIKVGSVEQFQGQEREVIIISTVRSTIQHNDFDRIHYLGFLSNPRRFNVAATRARSLLVVIGNPHIICKDPYWNKLLWYCADNGSYKGCFLPEKVEILQEDSGQANNWCDGGAQENNWDGEGAQANDWDQDQGGQVNNWDEDQGEQINNGDQDQGGQVNDWDQHQGAQANDWDQDQGEQANDWDQDEDGQAKNWNDESTCDNEEKQNLQPSPEVQWGTVQQTEYIPDPVVDEAEWSDGWK, from the exons ATGGGCACAGTTACTGATAAGTCGGATGATGAATACTCAGTAATTAGTGATAGAGGAGACATCGGATTTGTTGACTTTGACAAATATAAATCAGCTTGTAGCTACAATCCAAATGAAGAGAGCGATATAGTTGTTATATCTGTTCCATTTCCGCTGATAGGGGGAAAACCTAAATCAGGATTTGTTGGAGAAAGTGTTGTCGATTCAATCACAATAGAGAATACCACTAATGAGTCCCTGGACCTGTGGTCAATTAAGATCTACGACTCGAAACCTGAGGATTCATTCACGCTATCTCTGATGGAACCTCCAGCTGCTTGTTCTGACGTGGAATATGTTCAACAATTCATGGAGTCCTTTAGCTTAGAGGATAGAATGTTACGACCGGGCCAGACACTAACAGTATGGTTGATTTGTAAACCCAAAGAAATTGGATTGCACACATCAGCTGTGCATTTCAATGTGGGTGAGGAGAACATAGAAAGATTAGTTTTTGTCTTGGCTGAGGATAAGGTTTCCCAGTCCCTGGCTTCGAGTAGGCCATTCCACAGAGACAGAAAGAAGAAAGCACCAGCAGTAGATGTTTTTGCTGTTAATGGATATGTTAGGGGTTCTCGTCCTACAAGGGCTTCACGAGGATTCAGAAACAGGCTTCAGTCATATCCAATTCCGCAGGATGTAAGGGAAATGATAGAGACGAAACAATTTCCTGATGTTATTGGGCAAGGCTTAAGAAAAGATAATTACATTGCTTACTTCAGAACTTTACTAGCAATTGAAGAAATCAAGATGGAG GAAGACATGAGGGACTATGATATGGAGTCTGTCACCATGAAGCGTAGGGGCCCACAGTTTTTGTCTCTTGATGTCCCAGGGCTAGCTGAGAGGAGGCCATCACTTGTTTATGGAGATTATATCTTCGCAAAGCTAGCTACAACAGATGCTAGCCCTTATCAG GGTTATATCCACCGAGTTGAGGCGGAAGAAGTATATTTGAAGTTTGAGAAAGAATTCCACATCAACCATGTTGCTGGAAACCTTTATAATGTGCAGTTCGCATTCAATCGTATAGGTGTGCGGAGGTTACATCAAGCCATTGAAGCTACAGAAAGCTTAAATGAGGAAGTTCTCTTTCCATCAGGCATAGCCAGAACGAGAAATATACAAGCTGCTAGACTGGCACCTATTTCATGTACGCTTAACGAGGAGCAGACGAGTGCAGTTGAAAAGATTCTTGGGTGCAAAGGAGGGGCTCCATATGTTATCCATGGGCCTCCTGGTACGGGCAAAACATGGACTATTATAGAAGCTATCGTCCAGCTACACATTATGAGGAAATATGCTCGAGTTCTGGTCTGTGCACCTTCAAATAGTGCTGCAGACCATATACTTGAGAAACTTGTCAGTCAGCAGAATGTTAAAGTGCAGGACCATGAAGTTCTTAGGTTGAATGCACTCACACGTCCTTTAGACGATGTGAATCCTAGTTACATTCGCTTTTGCAATGTGGAAGATGATGGTTTCAAGTGTCCTCTTCTCAGGGACCTTAGAAGATATAGGATTATCATATCTACATATGCTAGTTCATGTCTTCTTTATGCAGAAGGCATACAACAGGGACACTTCTCTCATATTTTCTTGGATGAGGCAGGACAGGCATCGGAGCCTGATACCATGATTCCTCTTTCTCATCTTTTAAAGGAGGAGACAGTAGTTGTACTTGCTGGTGACCCACTGCAACTTGGTCCAATAGTTTTCTCAAAAGATGCTGAAAATTATGGATTGGGGATGTCATATATGGAAAGGTTATTTGAATGCAAGTTATATGGTGATCTCAACGAAAATTATGCTACCAGACTAGTAAAGAACTACCGGTGTCATAAAGTAATTCTGAAGCTTCCCTCAGAAATGTTTTATGAAGGACAGTTGATCCCATGTAAAGAAGATAAAATTTCTAAGACTTGGGTGGACCTGCTTCCAAACAAGGAATTTCCTTTGCTTTTCATTGGTATACAAGGTTGTGATGAAAGGGAAGGAAACAACCCATCGTGGTTCAATAGGATCGAGGCGAGCAAGGTTGTAGAGATCATTAGAGATCTAATAGAGAACAAAGGTATGAAAGAGGAAGATATTGGGGTGATAACACCTTACAGACAGCAAGTactgaaaataagaaaagtcCTTGAGAGTTTTGAATGGGTTGATATAAAGGTTGGTAGTGTGGAGCAATTCCAAGGTCAGGAAAGAGAAGTTATTATCATATCGACCGTCCGATCAACTATACAACACAATGACTTTGATAGAATCCACTACTTAGGATTTTTAAGCAATCCGAGAAGGTTTAATGTTGCTGCTACAAGAGCCAGATCATTGCTTGTAGTTATCGGGAATCCACACATCATCTGCAAG GACCCCTACTGGAACAAGCTTTTGTGGTATTGTGCAGACAATGGCTCCTACAAGGGCTGCTTCTTACCTGAAAAAgtggagatccttcaagaggaTTCTGGACAAGCAAATAATTGGTGTGATGGCGGGGCACAAGAAAATAACTGGGACGGTGAAGGTGCACAAGCTAATGATTGGGACCAAGACCAAGGGGGACAAGTTAACAATTGGGACGAAGACCAAGGGGAACAAATTAACAATGGTGACCAAGACCAAGGGGGACAAGTTAACGATTGGGACCAGCACCAAGGGGCACAAGCTAATGATTGGGACCAAGACCAAGGGGAACAGGCTAATGATTGGGACCAAGACGAAGATGGACAAGCTAAGAATTGGAATGATGAAAGCACTTGCGATAATGAAGAGAAACAGAATCTTCAGCCATCTCCCGAGGTTCAATGGGGTACAGTTCAGCAAACTGAATACATCCCTGACCCTGTTGTGGATGAAGCTGAATGGTCTGATGGTTGGAAATAA